The following proteins come from a genomic window of Anas platyrhynchos isolate ZD024472 breed Pekin duck chromosome 12, IASCAAS_PekinDuck_T2T, whole genome shotgun sequence:
- the CALB2 gene encoding calretinin gives MAGREAAATPAPVPHGGAAPQRAPHLHLAELSASQFLDVWRHFDSDGNGYIEGKELENFFQELESARKGAGVDSRKDKLGDKMKEFMHKYDKNADGKIEMAELAQILPTEENFLLCFRQHVGSSAEFMEAWRRYDTDRSGYIEANELKGFLSDLLKKANRPYDEPKLQEYTQTILRMFDMNGDGKLGLSEMSRLLPVQENFLLKFQGMKLSSEEFNAIFAFYDKDGSGFIDEHELDALLKDLYEKNKKEMSIQQLTNYRRSIMSLADGGRLYRKELEIVLCSEPPV, from the exons ATGGCCGGCAGGGAGGCGGCGGCGACCCCGGCCCCGGTCCCGCacgggggggcggccccgcaaCGCGCCCCGCACCTGCACCTGGCCGAGCTCAGCGCGTCCCAGTTCCTCGACGTCTGGAGGCACTTCGATAGTGACG GAAATGGCTACATCGAAGGGAAAGAGCTGGAAAACTTCTTCCAGGAGCTGGAAAGCGCTCGGAAAGGGGCCGGGGTG GACTCGCGGAAGGACAAGCTGGGCGACAAGATGAAGGAATTCATGCACAAATACGACAAAAACGCGGATGGCAAAATCGAGATGGCCGAG CTGGCCCAGATCCTGCCCACGGAGGAGAATTTCCTGCTGTGTTTCCGCCAGCACGTGGGCTCCAGCGCGGAGTTCATGGAG GCGTGGAGACGGTACGACACGGACCGCAGCGGCTACATCGAGGCCAACGAGCTCAAG ggCTTTTTGTCCGACCTGCTGAAGAAAGCAAACCGGCCGTACGACGAGCCCAAGCTGCAGGAGTACACGCAGACCATC CTGCGGATGTTCGACATGAACGGGGACGGGAAGCTGGGGCTCTCCGAGATGTCCCG gcttctgccagTGCAAGAGAACTTCCTCCTGAAgtttcag GGGATGAAGCTCTCCTCGGAGGAATTCAACGCCATCTTCGCGTTTTATGACAAG GACGGGAGCGGCTTCATCGACGAGCACGAGCTGGACGCGCTGCTGAAGGACCTCTACGAGAAGAACAAGAAG GAGATGAGCATCCAGCAGCTCACCAACTACCGCCGCAGCATCATGAGCCTGGCGGACGGCGGCCGGCTCTACCGCAAGGAGCTGGAGATCGTGCTCTGCAGCGAGCCCCCCGTCTAG